The proteins below are encoded in one region of Microbacterium pygmaeum:
- a CDS encoding glycosyltransferase family protein — translation MTEAPPLQLLVGPPDHGVVGYAADVAAALYELDERTTTVAVPAIDDALAAVADAPRTHLHVTDRLFGASPEEAADNLEQIGVRTALTLTVHDLPQTSDGAMFSRRTAAYTRFFAAARAVTVNSEHEQRLTAEFLPQVGVPHVIPLGARVDRVRTGRRELEAEGTDARDLRVLIAGYIYPGKGHANAIRAVADAAEILSARGERVGEIVVRAIGGPSAGHGGDLALLRAEAERRRVRFEVTGLLEEECFVRQLVQAGIPLAAHEHVSASRSMLDWVEVGRRPLVVSSRYAQEMAALRPGTLALYDPEDLPRRVAEAWLRPELTSLASGTGLSPSLVDVAERYRLWWAGLVHR, via the coding sequence GTGACCGAAGCCCCCCCGCTGCAGTTGCTCGTGGGGCCGCCCGATCACGGCGTCGTCGGGTACGCCGCTGATGTCGCCGCAGCCCTGTATGAGCTCGACGAGCGAACGACGACGGTGGCGGTCCCGGCGATCGACGACGCGCTCGCCGCGGTCGCCGATGCTCCGCGGACGCACCTGCATGTCACGGATCGTCTGTTCGGCGCGTCGCCGGAGGAGGCCGCCGACAACCTCGAGCAGATCGGGGTTCGCACCGCGCTGACTCTCACGGTGCACGATCTGCCGCAGACCTCCGACGGCGCCATGTTCTCGCGGCGAACCGCGGCGTACACGCGTTTCTTCGCCGCCGCCCGGGCAGTCACAGTGAACAGCGAGCACGAGCAGCGGTTGACCGCGGAGTTCCTGCCGCAGGTGGGCGTACCGCACGTCATCCCGTTGGGCGCGCGGGTCGACCGGGTCCGCACGGGGAGACGGGAGCTCGAAGCCGAGGGCACTGACGCGCGAGACCTTCGCGTGCTGATCGCCGGGTACATCTATCCCGGGAAAGGCCACGCCAACGCCATCCGCGCCGTGGCCGACGCGGCCGAGATCCTGTCGGCACGCGGCGAGCGGGTCGGAGAGATCGTCGTTCGAGCGATCGGCGGCCCGTCGGCCGGTCACGGCGGGGATCTCGCCCTGCTCCGCGCCGAAGCCGAGCGAAGGCGGGTGCGTTTCGAAGTGACGGGCCTGCTCGAGGAGGAGTGCTTCGTTCGCCAGCTCGTTCAGGCTGGAATCCCGCTGGCCGCCCACGAGCACGTTTCCGCGTCACGTTCCATGCTCGACTGGGTGGAGGTCGGCCGACGGCCGCTCGTCGTCTCCTCGCGGTACGCGCAGGAGATGGCGGCGCTTCGTCCCGGCACCCTGGCACTGTACGACCCCGAGGATCTTCCCCGCCGAGTGGCTGAGGCGTGGCTGCGGCCGGAGCTGACATCCTTGGCCTCCGGCACTGGCCTCAGCCCCTCGCTCGTCGATGTGGCGGAGCGGTACCGGCTGTGGTGGGCCGGCCTGGTGCATCGATGA
- a CDS encoding glycosyltransferase family 2 protein, translated as MTGAQGRALPGNRWDLLEGELPPEPPMISVIVAHYRQPEQLARTLRALSRQDHPASRTEVIVADDGSPEPPTVPPGVRLVRQDDAGFRLAAVRNLGAAAAVGDVLVFLDADTTPEPSFLRELSRLPALAPDCVTVGLRRHADLSGVPIHAAIERAAPEHELPAPDWLSRAYRDSRDLLEVDARSYRFVIGAVLACSSSLFDEVGGFDESFTSYGGEDWEWAYRAWVRGALLAHVPTAVAWHDGPDAAGRKTDDASKNDEAIRLSDLIPVPGSRGIGRRSGKVDVAVIGPSRTHTAGQAFVCVDGVLAALPGAEFVTDSSEHSWAGRLDRVRLRLEILHPFVVDRGELRDQITRVEREDLGELLLVDTAGTELLRIVVTRAAARNRRWGCSDLFPGVTVTAGRMHAMSGEVDVEAYLGGWP; from the coding sequence ATGACCGGAGCGCAGGGCCGAGCGCTGCCGGGCAACCGATGGGATCTGCTCGAGGGCGAGCTGCCCCCGGAGCCGCCGATGATCTCGGTCATCGTCGCGCACTACCGCCAGCCGGAGCAGCTCGCACGAACCCTGCGAGCGCTCTCGCGACAGGATCATCCCGCGAGCCGCACGGAGGTCATCGTCGCAGACGACGGCTCGCCGGAGCCTCCGACCGTTCCTCCCGGAGTGCGGCTCGTCCGACAGGATGACGCCGGGTTCCGACTCGCCGCGGTGCGCAATCTCGGCGCCGCAGCGGCCGTCGGCGACGTGCTCGTCTTCCTGGACGCAGACACCACGCCGGAGCCGAGCTTCCTCCGCGAACTCAGCCGCCTTCCGGCTCTCGCGCCGGATTGCGTCACTGTCGGGCTTCGTCGTCATGCCGACCTGTCGGGGGTGCCGATCCATGCCGCGATCGAACGGGCCGCGCCCGAGCATGAACTGCCCGCGCCGGACTGGCTGTCGCGTGCCTACCGCGATTCCCGAGACCTGCTGGAGGTGGACGCGAGGAGCTACCGGTTCGTCATCGGCGCCGTCCTGGCCTGCTCGAGCAGTCTGTTCGACGAGGTCGGCGGGTTCGACGAGTCGTTCACGTCGTACGGCGGCGAGGACTGGGAATGGGCGTACCGCGCCTGGGTCCGGGGAGCGCTGCTGGCGCACGTTCCGACGGCCGTCGCGTGGCACGACGGTCCGGACGCGGCCGGCAGAAAGACGGATGACGCTTCCAAGAACGACGAGGCGATCCGGCTGTCGGATCTGATTCCGGTGCCCGGCTCGCGTGGGATCGGAAGGCGCAGCGGCAAGGTGGATGTCGCAGTCATCGGGCCATCTCGGACGCACACCGCCGGCCAGGCGTTCGTCTGCGTCGACGGCGTTCTGGCAGCCCTGCCGGGCGCGGAGTTCGTCACGGACTCTTCTGAGCATTCCTGGGCCGGCCGCCTCGACCGTGTGCGCCTCCGGCTGGAGATCCTCCACCCGTTCGTGGTGGACAGAGGAGAACTGCGCGATCAGATCACCCGGGTCGAGAGGGAGGATCTGGGTGAACTGCTCCTCGTGGACACCGCCGGGACGGAACTGCTGCGCATCGTCGTGACGCGCGCCGCAGCACGCAATCGACGGTGGGGCTGCAGCGACCTCTTCCCGGGCGTGACAGTGACCGCGGGGCGGATGCACGCGATGTCCGGCGAGGTCGACGTGGAGGCCTACCTCGGCGGCTGGCCGTGA
- a CDS encoding glycosyltransferase, whose protein sequence is MALHARAIDLENHQDVASRIITVASAPAGHPYVARVAAAPGVSVLPDPPIAGRPADVWWPPAVLDPVWIDQHRHAADLLHIHFGTESFSPGHLTAVIDAAHAAGWPVVFTAHDLEHPQLGDQAAYALQLDELFQGADAVVTLTDGAAAVIRERWNREAVVLPHPSVLPYDAVGPRVLAQNEIRVGVHLKDLRPNVDGPGTVRTLIGSVDRLRAAGVPAEAEVRLQHRVRDERARDAVRALCADGEHTTLIEHERLSDAELVIALSRLDAYVLPYRHGTHSGWLELCWDLGVPVAAPAVGFYAEQHAEGSAAYPPGDSSALADALHALVAGPQATRAGSVERRELITVRRGIRQETDARVAEAHAALYRSLLDGRPR, encoded by the coding sequence ATGGCACTGCACGCGCGCGCGATAGATCTCGAGAACCACCAGGACGTGGCATCCCGGATCATCACCGTCGCATCTGCGCCCGCCGGCCACCCGTATGTCGCTCGAGTCGCCGCGGCCCCGGGCGTTTCCGTGCTGCCGGATCCGCCGATCGCCGGGCGCCCGGCCGACGTGTGGTGGCCGCCGGCCGTCCTCGACCCGGTCTGGATCGATCAGCACCGGCACGCGGCAGACCTTCTGCACATCCATTTCGGGACCGAGTCGTTCTCGCCCGGCCATCTCACGGCGGTCATCGATGCCGCGCACGCCGCCGGATGGCCGGTCGTGTTCACCGCGCACGATCTCGAGCACCCGCAGCTCGGCGATCAAGCGGCCTACGCCCTGCAGCTCGACGAGCTCTTCCAAGGGGCCGACGCCGTCGTCACGCTCACCGACGGTGCGGCGGCGGTCATCCGCGAGCGCTGGAACAGGGAGGCCGTCGTGCTGCCGCATCCATCCGTCCTGCCATACGACGCCGTAGGCCCTCGCGTTCTGGCGCAGAACGAGATCCGGGTCGGCGTGCACCTGAAGGATCTACGACCGAATGTCGACGGGCCGGGCACCGTGCGCACACTGATCGGGTCCGTCGACCGTCTCCGCGCTGCCGGGGTTCCCGCCGAGGCGGAGGTGCGTCTGCAGCATCGCGTGCGCGACGAGCGGGCCCGCGACGCCGTGCGGGCGCTCTGCGCCGACGGCGAGCACACCACGCTTATCGAACACGAGCGACTGTCCGACGCGGAGCTCGTCATCGCTCTCAGCCGGCTCGACGCGTATGTGCTCCCCTACCGGCACGGCACCCATTCGGGTTGGCTGGAACTGTGCTGGGACCTCGGCGTCCCGGTGGCTGCCCCCGCAGTCGGCTTCTACGCCGAGCAGCATGCCGAGGGTTCGGCCGCCTACCCGCCCGGCGACTCCTCCGCGCTCGCCGATGCCCTCCATGCCCTCGTCGCCGGCCCGCAAGCCACGCGAGCGGGGAGCGTCGAGCGACGCGAACTCATCACCGTTCGCCGCGGGATCCGCCAGGAAACGGACGCGCGGGTCGCGGAGGCCCACGCCGCGTTGTATCGGTCGCTGCTGGACGGGCGGCCGCGATGA
- a CDS encoding fatty acid desaturase family protein, which translates to MADTLRGSAIRPVRSTTPKLANDFTALAQTVTASGLMRRRYGYYWTKLLAAPLVLAGMVLVFIWIGDSWWQLVTAAVFAVVFTQIAMLGHDAAHRQIFRSGRWNDWTSLVIGNLLVGMSYGWWQHKHTRHHANPNKIDSDPDIELPVISFTPDQAARRRSGPLGWLMAHQGLFFFPILLLEGLSLHASGVHRVISREPMRRRPAEIAFLTVRIVGFLVLVFLVLSPGIAFAFLGVQLGLFGVYMGMAFAPNHKGMPIVPADVKIDFLRRQVLMSRNIRGSRLLDTAMGGLNYQIEHHLFPSMPRPHLRAASTIIEAYCRERGVTYTETGLWQSYGIVVRYINRVGLGERDPFECPLLQQRQTG; encoded by the coding sequence ATGGCCGACACACTCCGCGGATCCGCGATTCGACCCGTCCGATCGACCACTCCGAAACTCGCGAACGACTTCACAGCGTTGGCGCAGACGGTGACCGCCAGTGGGCTCATGCGTCGGCGCTACGGCTACTACTGGACGAAGCTGCTCGCCGCCCCCCTCGTGCTCGCGGGGATGGTGCTCGTCTTCATCTGGATCGGCGATTCGTGGTGGCAGCTGGTCACAGCCGCCGTGTTCGCGGTCGTGTTCACACAGATCGCCATGCTCGGCCACGACGCAGCGCATCGCCAGATCTTCCGGTCCGGCAGATGGAACGACTGGACCTCACTCGTGATCGGCAATCTCCTGGTCGGAATGAGCTACGGCTGGTGGCAGCACAAGCACACCAGGCACCATGCCAACCCGAACAAGATCGACTCCGATCCCGACATCGAGCTGCCGGTGATCTCGTTCACGCCCGATCAGGCAGCGAGACGACGCAGCGGCCCACTGGGGTGGCTGATGGCGCATCAGGGGCTGTTCTTCTTCCCCATCCTGTTGCTGGAGGGCCTGTCGCTCCACGCATCCGGCGTGCACCGTGTGATCTCACGCGAGCCGATGCGACGCCGACCGGCGGAGATCGCGTTCCTCACCGTGCGGATCGTGGGCTTCCTCGTGCTGGTGTTCCTGGTCCTCTCCCCCGGAATCGCCTTCGCTTTCCTCGGGGTCCAGCTCGGCCTCTTCGGCGTGTACATGGGCATGGCGTTCGCGCCAAACCACAAGGGCATGCCCATCGTTCCCGCGGACGTGAAGATCGACTTCCTGCGCCGGCAGGTGCTCATGAGTCGCAACATCCGCGGCAGCCGGCTGCTGGACACCGCCATGGGCGGCCTCAACTACCAGATCGAGCACCATCTGTTCCCGTCGATGCCGCGGCCGCACTTGCGAGCAGCGTCCACGATCATCGAGGCCTACTGTCGCGAGCGCGGTGTGACGTACACCGAGACGGGGTTGTGGCAGTCGTACGGCATCGTCGTCCGCTACATCAACCGGGTCGGACTCGGTGAGCGCGACCCGTTCGAATGCCCGCTGCTGCAGCAGAGACAGACGGGCTGA
- the glgX gene encoding glycogen debranching protein GlgX: protein MSAAHPRPLPYPLGVSFVDGSVNFAIYSETADAVYVCTFDEAGAETRIPLTERAGHVFYGFVPDAEVGTRYGIRVDGPWEPERGLRHNVHKLLLDPHATAIEGEYSWSQAVFAHDMGNPELRNDEDSAASVPRCVITDPAFDWGDDASPSIPLAETVIYETHVKGFTKLHPDIPEHLRGTYAGLAEPASIEYLKDLGVTAIELLPVHQFVQDSHLEEKGLRNYWGYNSIGFFAPHGDYAAAGDGGGQVAEFKGLVKALHAAGLEVILDVVYNHTAEGNHMGPTLSFKGIDNEAYYRLVEGDEANYFDTTGTGNSLNVGHPAALGLIMDSLRYWVTEMHVDGFRFDLATTLTRQGGDAELHSAFLTLIQQDPVLAPVKMIAEPWDTAGYQVGGFPADWSEWNGKFRDDVRDFWNGKDAVLGTVSQRILGSPDVYEADRRSPLSSVNFITAHDGFTLADLTSYNDKHNAANGEDNNDGESDNKSSNGGAEGPTEDEAVNARRDRKRRNLLATLLLSAGVPMILGGDEMGRTQGGNNNAYCQDNEISWFDWKHADQSLRDFTKALLALRRDNLALRPTWFRQAADAEDAQDTVSVVRSDGEEFAAEDWDNPDARSIAFLLQHPGADSFALLINAAENGVEFSVPSAPGQEWELALSSDEAQTVSGEVSTLTVMEASFTLLRSRHATALGSHDESQV from the coding sequence TTGTCCGCTGCGCACCCCCGCCCGCTGCCGTATCCGCTCGGCGTCAGCTTCGTCGACGGTTCCGTCAACTTCGCGATCTACTCGGAGACGGCGGATGCCGTATACGTGTGCACGTTCGACGAAGCGGGCGCCGAGACCCGGATCCCGCTGACCGAACGGGCCGGGCACGTCTTCTACGGGTTCGTGCCGGACGCGGAAGTGGGCACCCGCTACGGCATTCGCGTGGACGGACCGTGGGAGCCTGAGCGCGGCCTGAGGCACAACGTCCACAAACTGCTCCTCGACCCGCATGCCACCGCGATCGAAGGCGAGTACTCATGGTCGCAAGCCGTCTTCGCGCACGACATGGGCAACCCGGAGCTGCGCAACGACGAAGACTCCGCGGCATCCGTCCCCCGCTGCGTGATCACCGACCCCGCCTTCGACTGGGGCGATGATGCGTCGCCATCGATCCCTCTGGCGGAGACCGTGATCTATGAGACGCATGTGAAGGGATTCACCAAGCTGCACCCGGACATCCCAGAGCACCTCCGCGGCACGTACGCGGGGTTGGCCGAGCCGGCATCGATCGAATACCTGAAGGACCTGGGCGTCACTGCGATCGAGCTGCTTCCGGTGCACCAGTTCGTGCAGGACAGCCACCTCGAGGAGAAGGGCCTGCGCAATTACTGGGGCTACAACTCCATCGGCTTCTTCGCTCCCCACGGCGACTACGCCGCTGCCGGCGACGGCGGCGGACAGGTCGCCGAGTTCAAGGGGCTCGTGAAGGCGCTGCACGCGGCCGGACTCGAGGTGATCCTCGATGTGGTCTACAACCACACAGCCGAGGGCAATCACATGGGCCCGACGCTGTCGTTCAAAGGCATCGACAATGAGGCCTACTACCGCCTCGTCGAGGGCGACGAGGCCAACTACTTCGACACGACCGGAACAGGGAACAGCCTCAATGTGGGGCACCCCGCCGCACTCGGGCTGATCATGGACTCCCTCCGGTACTGGGTGACAGAGATGCACGTCGACGGGTTCCGATTCGATCTCGCCACCACGCTGACGCGACAGGGCGGCGATGCCGAATTGCACAGCGCCTTCCTGACCCTGATCCAGCAGGACCCCGTGCTCGCCCCCGTCAAGATGATCGCCGAGCCGTGGGACACGGCCGGCTACCAGGTGGGCGGTTTCCCCGCCGACTGGTCCGAATGGAACGGGAAGTTCCGTGACGATGTCCGTGACTTCTGGAACGGGAAGGATGCCGTGCTCGGCACGGTCTCGCAGCGCATTCTGGGCTCCCCGGACGTCTACGAGGCGGATCGCCGCTCCCCGCTCTCGAGCGTGAACTTCATCACGGCGCACGACGGGTTCACGCTGGCCGACCTGACCTCGTACAACGACAAGCACAACGCCGCCAACGGAGAAGACAACAACGACGGGGAGAGCGACAACAAGTCCTCGAACGGGGGAGCGGAGGGCCCCACCGAGGACGAAGCGGTCAACGCACGACGGGACCGCAAACGCCGTAACCTCCTCGCAACCCTGCTGCTGTCAGCCGGTGTGCCGATGATCCTGGGTGGGGATGAGATGGGTCGTACGCAGGGCGGTAACAACAACGCCTACTGCCAGGACAACGAGATCTCATGGTTCGACTGGAAGCACGCCGATCAGAGCCTGCGCGACTTCACGAAGGCGCTGCTCGCGCTGCGCCGAGACAACCTGGCGCTCCGGCCGACCTGGTTCCGTCAGGCCGCGGACGCCGAGGACGCGCAGGACACCGTCAGCGTCGTTCGATCAGATGGAGAGGAGTTCGCTGCCGAGGATTGGGACAACCCCGACGCCCGGTCGATCGCGTTCCTCCTGCAGCATCCGGGGGCGGACTCCTTCGCGCTCCTGATCAACGCCGCCGAGAACGGCGTGGAGTTCAGCGTTCCCTCCGCTCCCGGTCAGGAGTGGGAGCTCGCCCTGTCCAGCGATGAGGCGCAGACGGTTTCCGGAGAAGTCTCGACGCTCACCGTGATGGAGGCATCGTTCACATTGCTCCGGTCGCGTCATGCGACCGCGCTGGGATCGCACGACGAATCCCAGGTGTGA